Proteins from a genomic interval of Candidatus Nomurabacteria bacterium:
- a CDS encoding DUF87 domain-containing protein, producing the protein MALFNKNQERNDPIDIAQQQRIREQQEVEAAFLRGITELRDFVAPSSLEFSSSEFKLGTYFARTMYVFGYPRQIFTGWLSPIVNIDEELDLSMFIYPVASQIVLENLRKKVTQLEAGIMIDQEKGRTRDPGKQAAISDAEQLRDALQVGEERFFRFGLYLTIYGKSLEELDFIQHKVETILGQQLVYSKVASSQMEAGFNSSLPQNTDDLQVRRNMNTGALSTSFPFTSADLTQENGILYGINMHNNGLVIFDRFSLENANMVVFAKSGAGKSFAVKLEALRSMMMGTEVVIIDPENEYQKLAEAVGGTYIRLSLSSTTRINPFDLPRVVDVEEADNALRANLIMLHGLFRLMMGGQVNPVMEADLDQALIDTYARAGITADPLTHQSRPPTISDLYETLAHMQGTGPAMAQMIRKYITGTFAGIFSQQSNIDINNNLVVFNIRDLEEELRPVAMYIVLNHIWNKTKSDKKRRNLIVDEAWQLLKYKDSADFMFSLAKRARKYYLGLTTVTQDVEDMMTDQAGRAIVSNASMQLLLKQSTSAVDILQQVFKLTDEEKKRLTQFPVGQGLLFAGSNHVHVKVEASPTETEIITTDPAQLAKAKEISAMADASYQLQQDNPEQRFEAVNSNASIQSPNQGVSPQN; encoded by the coding sequence ATGGCATTATTTAATAAAAATCAAGAACGGAATGACCCAATCGACATTGCTCAACAGCAAAGAATAAGAGAACAACAAGAAGTTGAAGCAGCTTTTTTAAGAGGAATTACCGAACTTAGAGATTTCGTGGCTCCAAGCAGCCTAGAGTTCTCCTCTAGTGAATTTAAGCTTGGTACTTATTTTGCCAGAACGATGTACGTCTTTGGCTATCCTAGACAAATTTTTACCGGCTGGTTGTCTCCGATAGTTAATATAGACGAAGAACTTGATCTAAGTATGTTTATATATCCCGTTGCAAGTCAGATCGTATTAGAAAACTTAAGAAAAAAAGTCACACAACTCGAAGCTGGGATTATGATTGACCAAGAAAAAGGTCGAACGCGTGATCCGGGCAAGCAAGCAGCAATCTCAGATGCTGAGCAACTTCGGGACGCTCTTCAAGTTGGCGAAGAGCGCTTTTTCCGTTTTGGTTTATATCTAACGATTTACGGCAAAAGTTTAGAAGAACTAGATTTTATACAGCATAAGGTTGAGACAATCTTAGGCCAACAATTAGTTTACTCAAAAGTTGCAAGCTCCCAAATGGAGGCTGGCTTTAACTCATCACTTCCTCAAAACACTGATGATTTACAAGTAAGACGCAACATGAATACCGGAGCACTCTCTACCAGCTTCCCATTCACCTCTGCCGATCTTACCCAAGAAAACGGAATCTTGTATGGAATTAATATGCATAATAACGGTCTAGTTATCTTTGATAGATTCTCATTAGAAAATGCCAATATGGTAGTCTTTGCAAAATCAGGAGCAGGTAAATCCTTCGCTGTAAAACTCGAAGCCCTTAGAAGCATGATGATGGGAACGGAAGTAGTTATTATCGATCCGGAGAACGAGTATCAAAAGCTAGCCGAGGCTGTAGGCGGTACATATATCCGCTTAAGCCTAAGTTCTACTACTAGAATTAATCCTTTTGATTTACCAAGAGTCGTTGATGTAGAAGAAGCCGATAACGCCCTAAGGGCAAACTTAATCATGCTTCACGGATTATTTAGATTGATGATGGGTGGGCAAGTTAACCCAGTAATGGAAGCAGATCTAGACCAAGCTTTAATTGATACTTACGCTCGTGCAGGTATAACTGCAGATCCACTAACTCACCAATCTCGGCCTCCAACCATATCAGATCTCTACGAGACGCTTGCTCATATGCAAGGTACTGGTCCGGCTATGGCCCAAATGATTCGTAAATACATTACAGGTACATTTGCAGGGATCTTCTCCCAACAGAGCAATATTGATATTAATAATAACTTAGTCGTATTTAATATTAGAGACTTAGAAGAAGAATTACGTCCGGTAGCGATGTATATTGTCTTGAACCACATCTGGAACAAAACTAAGAGCGATAAAAAGAGAAGAAACTTAATTGTTGATGAAGCTTGGCAGTTGTTAAAATATAAAGATTCTGCAGACTTTATGTTCTCTTTGGCAAAAAGAGCCCGTAAGTATTACTTAGGCTTAACTACCGTAACTCAGGATGTTGAGGATATGATGACCGATCAAGCTGGTCGTGCTATTGTCTCTAACGCATCGATGCAACTACTTCTTAAACAGTCTACATCTGCAGTAGATATCCTTCAGCAGGTCTTCAAGCTAACTGACGAAGAGAAGAAAAGGTTAACACAGTTCCCTGTCGGTCAAGGTTTACTGTTTGCTGGCTCCAACCATGTACATGTAAAGGTAGAGGCTAGCCCAACAGAGACTGAGATTATTACAACTGATCCAGCACAGCTTGCCAAAGCAAAAGAAATATCTGCTATGGCAGATGCATCATATCAGCTTCAGCAAGATAACCCAGAACAAAGGTTTGAGGCTGTTAATAGTAATGCTTCAATACAATCTCCAAACCAAGGAGTTTCACCTCAAAACTAA
- the rnpA gene encoding ribonuclease P protein component, with protein MVQKQLRFKSWDGFIQIVLKKGLPARSESFSLRTLPSEHDFIQSRYKKLVNTRPKLNSEMKLAPKFAVVVSKKVSKSAVVRNRIRRRVFEWIRINQSDFKDDQLTMVFVHTDTVAKISYKELDSQLNELFKKAKLYN; from the coding sequence ATGGTACAAAAACAATTAAGATTCAAGAGTTGGGACGGTTTTATACAGATCGTCTTAAAAAAAGGCTTACCAGCAAGGAGTGAGTCATTTAGCCTTAGAACTTTGCCCAGTGAACACGATTTTATTCAATCACGCTATAAAAAACTAGTTAATACCCGACCTAAGCTTAATTCTGAAATGAAGCTAGCTCCTAAGTTTGCAGTTGTTGTGAGCAAAAAAGTCTCCAAATCAGCTGTAGTGCGTAACCGAATTAGAAGACGTGTATTTGAGTGGATTAGAATTAACCAATCCGATTTTAAAGATGATCAGTTGACGATGGTTTTTGTACATACGGATACGGTTGCAAAAATAAGTTATAAAGAACTGGATTCACAGCTTAATGAATTATTTAAAAAAGCTAAACTATATAACTAG
- the rpmH gene encoding 50S ribosomal protein L34: MSKRTFQPKRKKAKRKFGFRKRMSTAGGRAVLKARRLKGRKKLSY, translated from the coding sequence ATGTCAAAAAGAACTTTCCAACCAAAAAGAAAAAAAGCTAAGCGTAAATTCGGTTTCCGAAAAAGAATGTCTACAGCTGGTGGACGTGCAGTCTTAAAAGCTCGCCGTCTAAAAGGTCGCAAAAAACTCAGCTACTAA
- a CDS encoding rhodanese-related sulfurtransferase, giving the protein MSQQKNKKGEYKVLLYYKFVPVEDPESVLLWQKTLCENLDLKGRIIVAPHGINGTLGGSLEACKLYVKAMKKSSKFRDTQFKWSEGTGDDFPKLSVKVRKELVTLDPEKEFDVYNKSKGLSPQQWHEYLENHPDVTLLDARNVYESEIGVFKAGSKNLIAPKINAFREIKEHLDDIPKDKPVLTYCTGDVRCEYLSAYMKDKGFEEVYHLEGGIVKYGQQFGDKGFWNGKCFTFDNRMKLDFADDIAECKSCGKKTSEQINCKATDCNELQVICIDCQKKGFKCIKCGNVGIGRKHKDKTRG; this is encoded by the coding sequence ATGTCTCAACAAAAAAATAAAAAAGGAGAATACAAAGTTCTTCTCTATTATAAGTTTGTTCCGGTTGAAGATCCGGAATCTGTACTGCTTTGGCAAAAAACACTTTGTGAAAATTTAGATTTAAAGGGGAGAATAATAGTAGCTCCTCACGGAATTAATGGAACTCTTGGCGGAAGTTTAGAAGCCTGTAAACTCTATGTAAAAGCCATGAAGAAGAGCTCTAAGTTTAGAGATACTCAGTTTAAGTGGAGTGAGGGAACTGGTGATGACTTCCCTAAGCTTAGTGTAAAAGTTAGAAAAGAGTTGGTAACACTAGATCCCGAAAAAGAGTTTGATGTTTATAACAAAAGTAAAGGCTTAAGTCCCCAGCAATGGCATGAGTATTTAGAAAATCATCCAGATGTGACTCTTCTTGATGCAAGAAATGTTTACGAAAGTGAAATTGGTGTATTTAAGGCAGGATCAAAAAATTTAATTGCTCCTAAGATTAATGCATTTAGAGAGATTAAAGAGCATTTAGATGATATCCCGAAAGATAAGCCGGTTTTAACTTATTGTACTGGAGACGTAAGATGCGAGTACTTAAGTGCTTATATGAAAGACAAAGGATTTGAAGAGGTTTATCACCTTGAGGGAGGAATAGTAAAGTATGGGCAGCAGTTTGGAGACAAAGGATTTTGGAATGGTAAATGCTTTACCTTTGATAATAGAATGAAGTTAGACTTTGCAGATGACATTGCTGAATGCAAATCATGCGGAAAAAAGACGAGTGAGCAAATAAATTGTAAAGCGACCGATTGTAATGAGCTTCAGGTTATTTGTATTGATTGTCAAAAAAAAGGTTTTAAGTGTATAAAGTGCGGGAATGTTGGCATCGGAAGAAAACATAAAGATAAAACAAGAGGGTAA
- the secG gene encoding preprotein translocase subunit SecG — translation MNIFEITIIASAIIMIILILVQTRGASLGAGFGGSGELYTARRGVEKNIFQITIIVAVIFVSSIMLSILLG, via the coding sequence ATGAATATATTTGAGATTACAATAATTGCCAGTGCTATTATAATGATTATCTTAATCTTAGTGCAAACTCGTGGAGCGAGCCTTGGAGCCGGCTTTGGAGGATCTGGTGAACTCTATACAGCTAGGCGCGGGGTAGAGAAAAACATCTTCCAAATTACAATAATTGTCGCTGTCATATTTGTTAGTAGCATAATGTTAAGTATTTTGTTGGGTTAA
- the xth gene encoding exodeoxyribonuclease III translates to MKLYSWNVNGIRAGLTKGTFLKFIEEHQPDILCLQETKASQDQVEIDLPDYFEVWNSAKKKGYSGTAIFSKTEPLNVILNFPDEILKKYPELIDGYGHTNEEGRVTVAEFEEFFVATVYTPNSKGDLTRLELRRKSWDPAFLEYMQMLEKKKPVLFCGDLNVAHEEIDLANPKPNVGKHGFTNEEREGFSEFLAAGFVDTLRHFNPETPELYTWWTHWQNARARNVGWRIDYWLISKSFLPKLKDAKIHPDVMGSDHCPVSIEIED, encoded by the coding sequence ATGAAACTTTATTCTTGGAATGTTAATGGGATTCGGGCCGGGCTTACCAAAGGCACTTTTTTGAAGTTCATTGAAGAGCACCAACCAGATATTTTATGCTTGCAAGAGACTAAAGCCTCACAAGATCAAGTTGAGATTGATTTACCAGATTACTTTGAGGTTTGGAACTCCGCAAAGAAGAAGGGGTATTCTGGTACAGCAATTTTCTCTAAAACAGAACCACTTAACGTTATCTTAAATTTTCCAGATGAAATATTAAAGAAGTACCCAGAGTTAATCGATGGATATGGGCATACAAATGAAGAAGGCAGGGTTACTGTTGCTGAGTTTGAAGAGTTTTTTGTCGCCACTGTCTACACACCAAACTCAAAGGGAGATTTAACTCGTCTAGAACTGAGACGTAAGTCTTGGGATCCAGCGTTCTTAGAGTATATGCAAATGTTAGAAAAAAAGAAGCCTGTTTTATTTTGTGGAGACCTAAATGTTGCCCATGAAGAGATAGATTTAGCTAATCCAAAACCAAATGTCGGTAAACACGGATTCACAAACGAAGAGCGTGAAGGCTTTTCAGAATTCTTAGCTGCAGGATTTGTAGATACTCTACGTCACTTTAATCCAGAAACACCAGAACTTTACACATGGTGGACACATTGGCAAAATGCTCGAGCCCGCAACGTTGGTTGGCGCATAGATTACTGGCTAATCTCAAAATCATTTTTACCTAAACTAAAAGATGCAAAAATTCATCCAGATGTAATGGGCTCAGACCACTGTCCCGTCTCAATCGAAATAGAAGATTAA
- the ruvA gene encoding Holliday junction branch migration protein RuvA, with product MIALLEGKVVKKDIDSLVLFNDGVGYKIFSTEAQINQLNLEDGVKLWIHENIKEDKHDLFGFADVAELELFEKLLSVNGAGPKAALAVLNIGSISDLKTALVNSNAKYIQQASGVGKKLAERLILELSGRLSDTALIDNAGKASSHEDDEAYQALISLGYSPKDAAKAIEGIDLSLSAEERIKIALQN from the coding sequence ATGATTGCACTACTCGAGGGAAAGGTCGTAAAGAAAGATATTGACTCACTTGTCTTATTTAACGATGGAGTTGGCTATAAGATCTTCTCGACAGAAGCTCAAATAAATCAACTTAATTTAGAAGATGGTGTTAAACTTTGGATTCACGAAAACATCAAAGAAGATAAACACGATTTATTTGGATTTGCGGATGTAGCAGAATTAGAACTTTTTGAAAAACTTTTAAGTGTAAACGGAGCCGGCCCCAAGGCCGCTCTTGCTGTTTTAAATATCGGTAGCATATCTGATCTTAAAACTGCTCTTGTTAATTCTAATGCTAAATATATTCAACAAGCTTCTGGTGTAGGCAAAAAACTGGCCGAAAGATTAATCTTAGAGCTTTCTGGAAGGCTAAGCGACACAGCTCTTATCGATAATGCAGGTAAAGCCAGCTCTCATGAAGATGACGAAGCTTATCAAGCTTTAATCTCACTTGGTTACTCACCAAAAGATGCTGCTAAAGCTATAGAAGGAATTGATCTAAGCTTAAGCGCCGAAGAGAGAATTAAGATAGCTCTACAGAACTGA
- a CDS encoding GNAT family N-acetyltransferase — MIDGPALAVRPLVNEDIEMLGEFLANLSSDTREFSTFDTYDEVMAKELCDAINKYDKLRLVVESDQETVGLLEFSFGLPGGDLTRFKEAGYELTEERDCRFGITLSDKYQDLGLGGKLMPIIKDVAKKFGKERIILWGGVFESNKRAVHYYEKHGFKRVTTSSDDDGKVRVDIDPEYKKRPLGLR, encoded by the coding sequence TTGATCGATGGTCCAGCATTGGCAGTAAGACCCTTGGTCAATGAAGATATTGAGATGCTAGGAGAGTTCTTAGCCAACCTTTCTAGTGATACTAGAGAATTCAGTACTTTTGATACTTATGACGAAGTGATGGCAAAGGAGCTGTGCGATGCCATAAATAAATATGACAAACTAAGACTAGTGGTAGAATCGGACCAAGAGACCGTAGGACTTCTTGAGTTTAGTTTTGGTCTTCCAGGAGGAGATTTAACACGATTTAAAGAAGCTGGGTACGAGTTAACCGAAGAAAGAGATTGTAGGTTTGGTATAACTCTTTCTGATAAGTATCAGGACCTTGGTCTAGGAGGAAAGTTAATGCCAATCATCAAAGACGTTGCTAAAAAGTTTGGCAAGGAAAGAATTATTCTCTGGGGAGGAGTATTCGAAAGTAACAAAAGGGCAGTTCACTACTATGAGAAGCATGGCTTCAAGCGGGTTACTACTAGCTCGGATGATGACGGCAAAGTAAGAGTAGATATTGATCCTGAATATAAAAAAAGACCCCTGGGCCTCAGATAA
- a CDS encoding GrpB family protein, with the protein MLTKPQANYLKTIPEDRLVHIKPYTEELQRVADQIISAIKAISEDIDIRLMGATGLGISGQGDLDMYMLHPKEDFNMYLDRLIELFGEPTHKHEDNVEWMFEREGVEVELYLTDPSTPSMAEQIRVFELLKNNSELKDEYEKLKSDANGKPFREYQAAKYEFYNKILA; encoded by the coding sequence ATGTTAACCAAACCACAAGCTAACTATTTAAAGACTATCCCAGAAGACAGGTTGGTCCATATCAAACCTTATACTGAAGAGTTACAAAGAGTAGCAGATCAGATAATCTCTGCCATCAAAGCCATCTCCGAAGATATAGACATAAGGCTAATGGGGGCTACTGGACTTGGTATATCTGGTCAGGGTGACTTAGACATGTATATGCTCCATCCTAAAGAAGACTTCAATATGTATCTAGATAGACTGATAGAGTTATTTGGAGAACCAACCCATAAACACGAAGATAACGTTGAGTGGATGTTTGAAAGAGAGGGTGTTGAGGTAGAGCTTTATCTAACTGACCCTTCTACTCCTTCCATGGCTGAGCAGATAAGAGTATTCGAACTGCTCAAGAATAATAGTGAATTAAAAGATGAATACGAAAAGCTAAAGTCAGATGCAAACGGCAAGCCTTTCAGGGAATACCAAGCCGCTAAGTATGAGTTTTATAACAAGATATTAGCCTAA
- a CDS encoding DUF1428 domain-containing protein has product MSKYVDGFVLVVPKDKRKEYKKMAEEGRESWMKHGALHYFECIGDDLGQQEMGTEKSRSFKEMAGAGDDDDVWFSFIVFESKAQRDEINKKVLAEMDEAYKVKSDFVSPFEMSKMAYGGFESAVEG; this is encoded by the coding sequence ATGTCTAAGTATGTTGATGGTTTCGTATTAGTTGTCCCTAAAGATAAAAGAAAAGAGTATAAGAAGATGGCAGAGGAAGGTCGAGAATCTTGGATGAAGCATGGGGCTCTCCACTATTTTGAGTGTATTGGCGATGATTTGGGACAGCAAGAGATGGGTACAGAAAAATCACGCTCTTTTAAAGAAATGGCAGGAGCTGGAGACGATGATGACGTATGGTTTTCTTTTATCGTTTTTGAATCAAAGGCACAAAGAGATGAGATAAATAAAAAAGTATTGGCCGAGATGGATGAAGCCTACAAAGTTAAGAGTGATTTTGTAAGCCCTTTTGAGATGAGTAAAATGGCCTATGGTGGATTTGAGAGTGCAGTTGAAGGGTAG